gattggttcagggtcaggaaccaaATAATATGCATCTAGAAACATTTGAATGTGCGGGAAAAAATTCAATTGCACCACCACAACGCACAAATATGGATCCCCAAAGAAGGTTGGGGATATATGTTAGTGTTACTAGCATCCAAAATCAAAGGGCGCAATCGAGTATTAGTGACTTCACATAAACAATGAAGCTTTCGGATTTATAGTCCAAATACCTGAAAATGGAAAGCCAGTGGGGTACATTATATATACtgcgaaaatgaaatgatgaaaATAAAGTCGTTAGATCTAAATAACGACTTATGGCGCTAAGGTTTTCTTCTTGCAAAGACCTGACATTGGTTATATGCAGGCATattctcctgtggtggatgcaatCACTTTCAGAGTTCTTATTAGTCTAACAATATATGAAAACTCAATATGCGTATAATGAATTGTTGTCACTATTAATATTGCTAGCTAGACAACAAAATCTTTATGAAAATCCCTGAGGGATTCAAAGTGCCTGAAGCATAAAATAGTTCTCGGGGAACTGGTTCGATAAAGTTTCATAAGTCCTTATAaggattgaaaagaaaaaaaaatcagcgCGCATGTGATATAATTTCCTTAGCAAGTACATATTACAAGATGGGTGCAAAAGTGGCCCAATTTGCCCTTGTGTTTCTATAAAGAGGTGTGGATCTAAAGTCGTTATGATTATTGTGTATGACTGGGATATTATTGGAACGCTTAAAAGTTTCCAAATGCAGTTAGATGAATGATTTTGAAAAGACAATTTCTTTTTGGCCTACAAATCAATCATTTGACAAATAAAATATTTGTTTATCAGTAAAGTTACACATAGAAAGGGTGATCCATTGAATACCCCAATGGTTGTGAACTCACTTGTACAAATAAAGATTCATTTAGACCTCATGAAAATGATGGAATATTctttagtgcaataggtgcacttatatATCTTGCTAATACTATCATTATGAATAACATATTCTATTAGAGTACATGCAAAATATAACTCCTATACACATATATTTGAAGGAAATCAAAAATTGATATATTGTTTATTCTAACAAATACTATCAAGATTTTATTGTCCTTACAAATGCAGGATATTTGTATGATCTAAGTGAACTTTGTACGATctcataaaattatttatttGCACGTGAGTGTATTCCATATTATCTTATTTTGTAAGGCAGTTAATAATTGCTACTTGGGCAAATCACTCAAAGATACTAGTGACTCTGATGGAAGTCGAGAATGTGTACTATGAAGGTGATCAATAACTCAACATATTTAGGAAGGAACTGTGTGGTCTCTCTTTGAAGATAAAGATTCCAACACTACAGGATATAATGCTGCTGGAGATAGAACAAAATTCATTTCACCAGAATtctttttcacacatgatcttcaACAGAATAGTGAAATTGATGTTCAACAAATTCGGCCAAATGGTAATTTGGTGGATGTATTTACCAAGACATTGCCAACATCAATATTTAGAAGTTGATCTGCATGATTTGAATATGCCCTTGCCGAGATACAAAATGATGTTCTcttcagggggagtgaaatacgcgttgcactctttttcccttaaccaaggttttgtcctaattgggttttcctgataatctttttaatgaggcagctctcaatgCGTATTACAAAATgtatgtactctttttccttcactaggctTTTTCCTACTGGGTTTTCCTAGTAAGATTTTAACGAGGCAGCAAGCAATACGTGTTATGAATAACTGTGTACTTTTTAGTTTTTCATCCGAATTTTTCTTTTACATGGATatccaaggggggggggggggggggggggttgtaaaTAAATTAGTGTGGATGCCATGTCCCCACATGTACTATGGCACTATGATCTCTCCAAGTCTTTGAATAGCCTTTTTCATTTATGAAAGAAGACAcccaaaaaaaaatagaaagaattatTATACTACACTTGCTCCTTTCCCTCTCTCTCTACGTGCTTTTATTGCTCCTTTATTTTATTACATCgcttttattttataacaatacAATTGTTTTTGGGTTAGTATCTTTTGTTTACTTCAAACCCCAAAAATAAGTAAAGAATCACTTACTTTttagaaaaacattttccttcaatACCGACCATACATTTGGTTGAGGACTTTTGAACTAGCACTCGAGTTATTTTTATAAAAACTTAGGGAGAGTATGACTAGCAGATCCATATTTGTGGGTTTCTTATAATAAAAAGCTTAATAGTAACTTTTTTCAATTGTGTTCTCATTCAATACATGTTTTAAAATATCTCTCTGAGTTTTTTGACTTTCTAATTACATCATCAGAAATTTGGAGAGAAAaggcaaaaaaattaaaattccaAATTAaacgaaaaagaaaataaaaataagataTCATTATCCAAAAATTTATGATGGAATCTGGTGGCACGTCGCCTTCCCATCCCGTATAATGTGGTTGCTAAAATGTACGACGCAGCATCAGCATGGTAAAATGCTTGAAGGAAGTCTACTATTAAACTTTCTTCAACTCTTTTTTTCATTTACTCTTGTGTGGTCTGGGCTAATAATAAGATAGAATTCCCTTGTAATAAAGGAAAGAGGCGTACAAATTGAGGTTTGGCAAGAACGATAGTTATACCATTCCGCGATTTTTCTTGAATATAATTCGCCCAAATATATCAGATTCCAGTATAACAAGATATAGTAACTTTTCACCCTCAAATACTAGAAGGGCTGAGAATTTCCTTCTATGCAACACAAGGGCAGTTAAACTTAACCCTTTTTCTGTGCTTGTGGCTGCATCCCTCCCCCAACCTGACACCATCAACCCTTTCCGCTAATTTCAGGCAGCACAACAACCACCCCTCTAAGTCTACTTTTCAGTACCCAAAGCACATTAAAACCTACTGAAAGTTTTTCGTATTAGTTTTTTTCCATTTTCGGCGACATAATAAAATTATCCGGATGGCGCTGGTGAGAAAATTGATCTGGAGTTCGGCCTGAGTCGATGGATGTGGTAGAAGTCCATGTACAGTATGATTACAAACTACCCGCAAGGATGGcccagttggttgagcatgaggTTTTCATAATTGAGGTCTCAGGCTCGAAATCCCCTGCCTACAACAACAGAGAATTTGCCTTCTAAATCAAGCTCATCTcaccgggcttgcctagtgcgggttatttCTCCTATGTGGTTTGCAAGCTACTGCACACGAGCTAAATTTACCCtatgcgcacccgaagggtagcggctgcgagTTCCCAtgtccaaaaaataaaaagtatttaAGTACAAACTACAAAATTTCCTTCAGTGTCAGATAATTAACCAATAGAGAATACACATTCTGTCACCAAAAACTTGACAGTAAGAGCATGTTtagatgggcttaaaaaaaacagaaacagcttataagttaaaaaaaataaattggggtaggccaacttatttttttgacttataagcttaaactgctttagataagatAAGCTAAACGGGCTCAAttaattttttgagcttattttaagcacaaaatggctttaaacTAGCCAggcaaacactcaaaaaaactgaaaacagcttataggcaacttataagccaatccaaacgggctctaagtatcTCCATTGAACTCAACAGTCATACGCAATTATAGGGTACTCGGACAAAACGAAGAAAGAGAACAAAAAAGACCATCTTAACATAAGTAACCAGGCCTCTATAATTCAACCGGTAAGAGTGTCAAAGCCCTCACCAACTAAAAGAGCCTACTCTTGCTTCCTTCCCCCAGCAGGGTCAGAATATGTACTAACATCTACTCTAACACACCTTAATCAAACTGCCTACTGAAGAACAGAAACAAGTAAATATAACAAGTAAATATAAGACCAGATTGGGACTGCAAGAGCAAAACTAAAGACCACCTaatccaagtttcattttcagAACAAAGTCATCCCATCAGAACCTCTAAACAATAATACCGGAGGACCGGATGCTCAAACGACATTATTTGCATTGATAATTCAGACAAGACCCCCAATATCAAAAGCTGGATATTAATTAGCTAGCGAAGCCCAAATACTTCTCCAAAATAGCCTTGCTAAGATATTTGGCACAGCTAACTTCACAACATAAATGATGCACTTCATAGATGCTCGACTTTCATCATAAAGAAATCAACTATTCcattaaacaaaacaaaaataatcaAAAAGCAATTCCCAGTGCGTTTGTAGATCCAAAGCGATGAGTCAAGGTTCCAAAATTACTTCATGGGATTTGTGCACTTGGCAAATCTAACCTCACATTGTCAAACAGGAAGAACAACTCTACTAAAGCATGCAAAACTGAAATTTCTGTCTAGGAAGAAACAACAGTATCACAAAACCCTAATTTCATAATTCTAGTGTTGTTCACTCATCATCAGACTCATCATCATTTCCAGCAGCTGAATTCAAAGCATTCAGTCTTTCAATCAACTTAGCCTTCCTTTCCTCATAAGTCAGCTTCTTCAGATTGTACCTGCAATAGAAGCCCAAAGAATTAAATGCGTGAGACAGGAGCATAAAATACAGAAGAGATAGCGTAGACAGTGAATTATTTAAAATACAGATAATCACAGCACTTTAATTGGTCTGGTTAGCAAACATTAAATACAACTAGAACACTGAAAATCATAGAGCATTTTAATTGGTCTGGTCAGTAAACATGAATATGGCACTATAGAATTAAGATCCACCAGACAACAATAATAAAGAAGTCCCATTTGCACATAACATAAACAGGAAATATAGAGCCTCCAGGCACACAAGGAAACAAAACTAATGTGGTTGAGGACTTAAAACCACACTGACATTATTGCACTTTTGACACATTTGCAAGTGCAACTTAAACTTCTTTTTACCAATATAAATAAAATGTAATGGCTCATAAGGTTaacaaactaaaaataaaatcaGACCTCTTGTGCTGCTTGGGAGGCTGCTTCCCGGATTTCTTTGGGCTTGGATCAGAACGTATGGCAGCATGAACCTTCTTGTACATCTGTTCGAGATCATCAGCCTCAAGACCCCGCTTAATGTACTCACTAAAGTGAGACTGAAATTTCTCAGGCTCATCTTCTATCAAAGTCTGAAAACACATACAGGTTCCTTCACATTTTAGAGATGGAAAATAGGAAGACACCAGAACCATCAAAGATGAACCTCATTACCAAGATTACCACAAATATTGTCCATGGAATTTGTAAATGAACAAAAATTCAAAAAGTCTGTTCTGTCTCACCTTCATATATGTTGCAACATGGCCACCATAGATGTACTTGCGGTGAACATCAGCATCAAGCTGCTTGGAGTCCTTGCTGAATCCAGCAAACCTCTTCTCGCCATGAGGAATATCAAGCCCACCATCCAATGCACCCTGAACATGAGCAGAGAAAGAGTAAATGAGTATGGAATGAACAAATGCAAATGACAGGACAAATCCTTGAGACACAGGCCCGCGGAAAGAAGACATGCATTTAAAGGCCATCAGCCAGACACATCAAAAGGCCCAACTAACCCATCAATATTTAAATAGACAAACAACCACTCTTAAATTTCCTCATACAATACCAACCATTGTTTGTAATGTCATCGCAGGGGTTATACCAAGTGGAAGCCATTCATTAAAGGTTGAAGGAAGGTGAAAGAAATAAACGGAGTGGCCGTTtcatcaaaacttttccaaatcaTAACTATATTGCAATTTAGACTATAACAGGTTGAAAGAGAATGAACAGAAAAAGTAGAATTTACCTTGAGAGCACCAAAAACACGATTTCCAGTAGTAGTTCTAATAAGGCCCACATCCAAGAGAGCACGGAAGGGCCTCCTGCTTTCAGCAGGTTCAACTGAGTAATCCTCCCCACTGGCCTGAAAAGATTAATAATACCCATTACTAACTAAAGCCAACAAAATTGCATACACCAATAAACCTTGATATTGCAGCTGCCACTTACCTCAGGGTTTCCTTGATACTCCTCATCCATTTCGAGCTTCTTGAGAACTCGTCTTGCCAAGAGAAGTCCAGTACAGTATGCTAAATTAACATTGAATCAATTAGCACTGATCAGAGAAGAGCTGCACAATTTCAAGTGACATGACCCATTAAGAAGAGGTTCTGTAAATACCAGCAGCATAATTTGTCAGTCCAACTTCAAGGCCAAAATGAGGCAGCTCACGGGCATATGCAGAGGCAAGAATCATATCACCAGCTATGCTAGCTGACACAATTTGGGCTATTATGTCCTGATTAGTCTGAAAGAACGTTAAGGTAAATAAAGCAATATAGCATAACTGATGCCAATTTTAGCAACTTCACCCATCTGGGGTTACAGACTAGCACGAAATGAACTAGCTGTAATAGCAACGAGACCTTGATTATTTTTATTGTTAATAGCAACAAGATCTTGAATAGGAGATACTATCAAAAGTAAATAGATCAAAACCCAAGAGTAAGTCCCTAAAGCGAGCAGCAAAGATCAAGAATGATGCTTCTAAAGGATACAAATCGGACAACAAGACGATATTTTGGAGTATTGTACTTGTTTTTGTCCTGATTTATCAAGCGATTCCTTGCTCTATAGTCAGTCTTTCCCTCTGCACAGTAGCAAAAGTTCATGAGCTGCTGAGGTAAAAGGTTTGATAGCAAAAATATATAAAggataaagaaaagaaaactacACACCTCTCCTTCTCTTGAATTTAACCTGGTAACGCTTAAAGTAAGCCCTAGTCTTCTGGACTTTGATGAATGCCTGCACACAATTTTAGTAAGCATCAACAAGAATATGCATACTTAGGTATTGGGCAGTAAGGCAAGCTTCAATTTTAGAAATGTATTTCAGTCTAAACGCAGAGAATAAGATAGCTATCAAGATTGGATAAGGAAAATTGAACTTTCTACAAAGTGTAGTCAAACAATAGCATAACACTTAAAACGCCCAGAACAAACTACAAAATAATGTGATGGAAGTTTCACACGGGACAAGTACATCAATTTCAAGCTCTAAAGTGACTAACTAAGCAAAAGCAAAAAAAATGTGTCAATACGACCAATAGTTTCTGATAAACACATCATCGTGAGAcacataaacacatacatatgcatacacacacacactcactaTAGTGTGTGTAATATTTAAAAAGTCACAACCACAGATTCATGGCTTTATGCTCCACATAAAGCCAAATGTTTGGCCAttagaattattcacttttttccggattttttttttacttttttccggaatttttttttgctttatttgaaaatcagctttttgccatgaaaattccaaatacaactttgaatttggaaaacacctaaaacTCGATGTTCACTtttaatacattcaaacaaccaaatattttttgcaaaaactataaccaacaCAACTcaatcttcaactccaacttcaaaaataccaaataaagtaaaaaaaaaaagggtttccGTGGCCAAACGACTACATATATTTATCAAACAGGCAGAAATAGACAGGCAAAAAGAAGTTACAGCACATAAATAGTAAACGTCGCATAGGGTCAAGTAGAGAAGAAGGCTGATTAATATCTATAAACTTCAGAATGGAGATATTCCTAAGAAAGTTTTACTACAACAGTAACATTGTATTTCTGTTCTTTTTCTTAGCAAATGTGGGTAACTAGATAACAATAAAGAACGAAGCTTACCATTGTTCCTCCTGGCGGCGGGGGATGGGGGATGGGGGTGGGGGGAATGAGGAGCAAGCTGTTTGTTTGTGAAGAGAATTAATACTGCTGTCAGGGCAACATCAAATAACTACACACAAAACCCTAGTCATGTATTTTGACCTTACTGCCCTTCCACTAGAGACCCCAAAGGGCTTTCTGTCTTTCTGATGGCCGTTTCCATTTGGCTTTGTTTGCAAAGAACCTGTAAATTTGCGGTTGAATTCACTGAATCATCCTCTACAAAATATAACACATCGCCTAAATATTATGTCAAAATCGCTTAAGTATACAAAGAGTCATTTACATTTATTCATTTTTATAAAGACCCTTTTTAACTAATTTCTCCTATACTTTGAGAATTAAGacccatttggccatgaaaattattcacttttttcggaaaaaattatttttactttatttgaaaatcaacatTTAGCCATGaaactctttttcttttttaaaattgttttatTATTACACAGGGTAGGGGAAATGGGAAGAGCATTACAAGGTGGGAATCGAACCCtaaccaacaaggtgaaagttcaggtagtcaaccaactgagctactaagattCCTCGGCCatgaaattccaaatacaacttcaatttgAAAGACAAAAAAAACACCTAAATCCTGATTTTCACTTTCTGTTTTGGACCATTGCATTTACTTTTTCTTTCTCAATATAcactaaataatttatttttataaaaattacgcTATTTATATTAGCCACCAAACTGTTGCATGCTCTACTACCTATTACCCAATATTCTAAACTTcataaaaaagggaaaagggtcaaatatacccttgtactatcggaaaaggaccaaatatacccgtcgttatactttggggtcatatatacccctgtcgttatactttggggccaaatatacccctcatccgttaaagttgtccaaggtgTACATCCGATCCTACGTGGCTGCTACACGTTCGATGAAGTGGATGCCACATGACATGCCACCTCAACaaccctaacccattttacccctcccctcCTTCCAGCACTTTTCCTTCTCCTCCTCCACCATTACCGCCACCATGACCGCCTCTTCAAATTCCAGGCAGCATCAATAGTCAGTGACTTATGAAGTTGATGATGTGGAAGCCAGCTCAATCTATACCCAAACACGATTTGTGGTCAACAAATAAGTTTCTGAGTTTTTGGCCAGTCAAGAACACGATACTACTGATAATTTTATTAACGCTGATGATCTCTCAGAGACTTGCATCAATTGATTAATTTGACATAG
The nucleotide sequence above comes from Lycium barbarum isolate Lr01 chromosome 3, ASM1917538v2, whole genome shotgun sequence. Encoded proteins:
- the LOC132631643 gene encoding large ribosomal subunit protein uL18-like produces the protein MAFIKVQKTRAYFKRYQVKFKRRREGKTDYRARNRLINQDKNKYNTPKYRLVVRFTNQDIIAQIVSASIAGDMILASAYARELPHFGLEVGLTNYAAAYCTGLLLARRVLKKLEMDEEYQGNPEASGEDYSVEPAESRRPFRALLDVGLIRTTTGNRVFGALKGALDGGLDIPHGEKRFAGFSKDSKQLDADVHRKYIYGGHVATYMKTLIEDEPEKFQSHFSEYIKRGLEADDLEQMYKKVHAAIRSDPSPKKSGKQPPKQHKRYNLKKLTYEERKAKLIERLNALNSAAGNDDESDDE